One window of the Candidatus Zixiibacteriota bacterium genome contains the following:
- the nfo gene encoding putative endonuclease 4 (Evidence 3 : Putative function from multiple computational evidences), with translation MKKQVNYNLGAHMSIAGGVFNAVLDGLKATCDTIQIFTKSSNQWRAKPLTDEEVERFLAEQKNTGVTVACAHDSYLINLASPDKEMFQKSLEAFGIELERCNMLSVPYLVMHPGSHMGEGEEAGLKKIAGAFNKLFEKDPENKTIVCLETTAGQGTNLGYKFEQLAQIIDMVEDKSRMGVCLDTCHIFAAGYPIQEEKDYRATMKQFDTILGLDRLKVMHFNDSKKGFGSRVDRHDHIGQGELGLEPFRHIMNDKRLVKIPKILETPKGEELLEDIENLKILRSLVKK, from the coding sequence GGGGCGTTTTTAATGCCGTCCTCGACGGACTCAAAGCGACCTGCGACACGATCCAGATTTTCACCAAATCATCCAACCAGTGGCGGGCCAAGCCGTTGACCGATGAAGAAGTGGAACGGTTTCTGGCCGAACAGAAGAACACCGGGGTGACGGTGGCCTGCGCTCATGACAGTTATCTCATCAACCTGGCGTCGCCCGACAAAGAGATGTTTCAAAAATCGTTGGAGGCGTTCGGAATCGAACTGGAGCGCTGCAACATGCTGAGCGTTCCCTATCTGGTGATGCATCCCGGTTCGCACATGGGCGAGGGCGAAGAGGCGGGGCTGAAAAAAATCGCGGGGGCCTTCAATAAACTGTTTGAAAAAGACCCTGAGAATAAGACTATTGTTTGCCTGGAAACAACCGCCGGTCAGGGAACCAATCTCGGCTACAAATTCGAGCAATTGGCGCAGATTATCGACATGGTCGAGGACAAATCCCGTATGGGGGTTTGCCTTGATACCTGCCATATATTCGCCGCCGGTTATCCGATTCAGGAGGAAAAAGATTATAGGGCGACCATGAAACAGTTCGATACTATCCTCGGCCTGGATCGCCTGAAGGTAATGCATTTCAACGACTCCAAGAAAGGGTTCGGCTCCCGGGTCGACCGGCACGATCATATCGGACAGGGAGAGTTGGGGCTGGAACCATTTCGGCATATAATGAATGACAAACGGCTGGTCAAAATCCCCAAAATTCTCGAGACACCCAAAGGGGAGGAATTGCTGGAAGATATCGAGAATCTCAAAATCCTCCGCTCGCTGGTAAAAAAATAG
- the ychF gene encoding Ribosome-binding ATPase YchF: protein MKLGIIGLPQSGKTTLFNAASGQTEAVGDYSRATHRAIIKVPDERLDNLSTLVDPKKITYAEIEFLDAAGFSGKGKETKGDLEITPELRMMDALVIVLDYFNPGARPEKDLQAIQDEMIISDMAQLETNIDKIARTIKLTGNQERTQELEVLKKCQEALNTDRLIAELALTEEEAKLIRGYTFLSQKPQLAVFNISEDRLADSDKIAEEFSSLVKPEVREIAVICGKIEMELAQLSETERFEFMKDLGIERPAVEKFIQQSYALLGLISFFTIGPPEARAWTIRKGWTAPKAAGAVHSDFERGFIRAEVASYDDYMVHKTLPALKAAAKLHVEGKDYVVQDGDVILFRFNI, encoded by the coding sequence ATGAAATTGGGAATTATAGGACTGCCCCAGTCGGGCAAGACCACATTATTTAATGCCGCTTCCGGGCAGACCGAAGCGGTCGGCGACTATTCGCGGGCGACGCATCGCGCCATTATTAAGGTCCCCGATGAACGGCTCGACAATTTATCGACGCTGGTTGATCCGAAAAAAATCACCTATGCCGAAATAGAATTTCTCGATGCCGCCGGATTCTCCGGCAAAGGTAAAGAAACCAAAGGCGATCTGGAAATCACCCCGGAATTGCGGATGATGGATGCGCTGGTCATTGTCCTCGATTATTTCAACCCCGGCGCCAGACCGGAGAAGGACCTGCAGGCGATTCAGGATGAGATGATAATCTCCGATATGGCCCAACTCGAAACCAATATCGATAAGATTGCCCGGACCATCAAACTGACCGGCAACCAGGAACGGACCCAGGAACTGGAAGTTCTCAAAAAATGCCAGGAGGCGTTGAATACCGACCGTCTGATCGCCGAATTGGCCCTGACCGAGGAGGAAGCCAAACTGATTCGCGGCTATACTTTCTTAAGTCAGAAGCCGCAATTGGCGGTGTTTAATATATCCGAAGACAGACTGGCCGATTCCGATAAAATCGCGGAGGAGTTTTCGTCGCTGGTCAAGCCGGAAGTTCGGGAGATCGCGGTCATATGCGGCAAAATTGAGATGGAACTGGCGCAGCTATCGGAGACGGAGCGATTTGAATTCATGAAAGACCTCGGCATAGAGCGTCCCGCCGTGGAGAAATTCATTCAGCAATCGTACGCCCTTTTGGGGCTGATATCGTTCTTCACCATCGGCCCGCCGGAGGCCCGCGCCTGGACTATCCGCAAGGGCTGGACCGCGCCCAAGGCGGCCGGGGCCGTGCATTCCGATTTCGAGCGGGGATTCATTCGGGCGGAAGTGGCGTCATATGATGATTACATGGTTCACAAAACCCTGCCCGCCCTTAAAGCGGCCGCGAAACTTCATGTGGAAGGAAAAGACTATGTGGTTCAGGACGGCGATGTCATCCTGTTCCGCTTCAATATTTGA